From Vigna unguiculata cultivar IT97K-499-35 chromosome 5, ASM411807v1, whole genome shotgun sequence, the proteins below share one genomic window:
- the LOC114184999 gene encoding ras-related protein Rab11D: MAGYKADDEYDYLFKLVLIGDSGVGKSNLLSRFTRNEFNLESKSTIGVEFATKSLNIDSKVIKAQIWDTAGQERYRAITSAYYRGAVGALLVYDVTRRATFENAARWLKELRDHTDPNIVVMLIGNKSDLRHLVAVPTEDGKSFAERESLYFMETSALEATNVENAFTEVLSQIYRIVSKRAVEAGDNGSSSTVPSKGQTINVKDDSSVLKKIGCCSN; the protein is encoded by the exons ATGGCGGGGTACAAGGCTGATGACGAGTACGATTACCTTTTCAAGCTGGTTCTGATCGGCGATTCCGGCGTGGGGAAGTCCAACCTGCTCTCGCGCTTCACGCGGAACGAGTTCAATTTGGAGTCCAAGTCTACCATAGGAGTTGAGTTCGCCACCAAGAGTTTGAATATCGATTCCAAGGTTATCAAGGCTCAGATTTGGGACACCGCTGGCCAGGAAAg GTACCGTGCCATTACTAGTGCTTACTACCGAGGAGCTGTTGGTGCCTTACTTGTCTATGATGTCACGCGCCGTGCCACATTTGAGAATGCTGCAAGATGGTTGAAAGAGTTGAGAGATCACACAGACCCCAACATTGTGGTCATGCTTATTGGAAATAAGTCAGATCTTCGACACCTTGTTGCTGTTCCAACAGAAGATGGGAAATCTTTTGCAGAGAGGGAATCTCTGTACTTCATGGAGACTTCTGCTTTAGAAGCAACCAATGTTGAAAATGCATTTACTGAGGTTCTTTCTCAGATTTATCGCATAGTGAGCAAGAGAGCAGTTGAGGCTGGCGACAACGGCAGTTCCTCCACTGTCCCGTCTAAAGGACAGACTATAAACGTTAAAGACGATTCCTCAGTTTTGAAGAAAATTGGATGCTGCTCGAACTAG
- the LOC114186332 gene encoding probable WRKY transcription factor 69, which produces MYHRRFNKPIRVANPDEPEPEPEREPTSEPGPASPSSCDDTKTEAPSPKKRREMKKRVVTIPIGDVDGSKSKGETYPPSDSWAWRKYGQKPIKGSPYPRGYYRCSSSKGCPARKQVERSRVDPTKLIVTYANDHNHSVPLPKSNSSAVSAAASPAESATRFPLEEEMAVFSTHSDFELAGDAAVLLSQYHFRWFDDVASTGVLESPICGEVDDVAMPMREEDESLFADLDELPECSVVFRRGNIPRSSAIRCGGITG; this is translated from the exons ATGTATCACCGTAGATTCAACAAACCAATACGTGTGGCTAACCCAGATGAGCCCGAGCCCGAGCCCGAGCGCGAACCCACATCAGAACCTGGGCCTGCTTCTCCTTCTTCCTGCGATGACACTAAAACAGAAGCACCGTCACCTAAGAAaag GAGGGAGATGAAGAAGAGGGTGGTGACGATACCGATCGGTGACGTGGATGGATCTAAGAGCAAAGGAGAGACGTATCCACCGTCCGATTCGTGGGCCTGGAGAAAGTACGGCCAAAAGCCCATCAAAGGCTCCCCTTACCCAAG GGGATATTACCGATGCAGCAGTTCAAAGGGGTGTCCCGCAAGGAAGCAAGTGGAGCGAAGCCGTGTGGATCCCACAAAGCTCATAGTCACCTACGCCAACGACCACAACCACTCCGTCCCCCTCCCAAAATCCAATTCTTCCGCCGTTTCTGCCGCCGCCTCGCCGGCCGAGTCCGCCACCAGGTTCCCGCTGGAGGAGGAGATGGCCGTGTTCTCAACTCACTCCGATTTTGAACTCGCCGGCGACGCGGCGGTTCTGCTCAGCCAGTACCACTTTCGGTGGTTCGATGACGTGGCGTCCACCGGCGTCCTCGAGAGCCCGATATGCGGCGAGGTGGATGACGTGGCAATGCCAATGAGGGAGGAGGACGAGTCGCTCTTCGCCGATCTCGACGAATTGCCGGAGTGCTCGGTGGTTTTCCGGCGGGGGAATATTCCGAGGAGCAGCGCGATCCGGTGCGGCGGCATCACAGGATAA
- the LOC114184007 gene encoding uncharacterized protein LOC114184007 produces the protein MDAEQVLKLFDTFWFQTTIFTNKTSSTFHATADTTSLSLVKEALPFDSNLLRVPTLQVRSLSDQNLGSSMGVFSDFPSPNSVLTPPKLMPILSGKEVGYFPLEKGNGKHEDERVVTAKKVCHSDRRRRRRSFRKGKATRSLSDLEFKELKGFMDLGFVFSEEDKDSRLVSLIPGLQRLGREDAEEVSSEHNIDETVICRPYLSEAWGVLDQKKYVNPLLNWRVPVVGNEIDMKDNLRFWAHTVASSVR, from the coding sequence ATGGATGCAGAACAAGTTCTGAAACTGTTTGATACCTTCTGGTTTCAGACAACAATTTTCACCAACAAAACCTCGTCAACTTTTCATGCGACAGCGGACACAACCTCTTTGTCCCTTGTGAAGGAAGCGCTTCCTTTTGATTCAAACCTCCTCAGAGTTCCAACACTGCAAGTGAGGTCTCTTAGTGACCAAAACCTGGGGTCAAGCATGGGTGTTTTCTCTGATTTTCCATCACCAAATTCTGTGCTCACACCACCGAAGCTGATGCCAATTCTTTCTGGGAAGGAAGTGGGATATTTTCCACTGGAAAAAGGTAATGGAAAGCACGAAGATGAACGAGTAGTCACTGCCAAAAAAGTGTGTCACAGtgatagaagaagaagaagaagaagtttcaGAAAAGGAAAAGCTACAAGAAGCCTCTCAGACCTTGAGTTCAAGGAGCTAAAAGGGTTTATGGATTTGGGTTTTGTGTTTTCCGAGGAAGACAAAGACTCAAGATTGGTTTCTCTGATTCCAGGGTTGCAAAGGCTAGGAAGAGAAGATGCAGAAGAAGTGAGTTCAGAACATAACATTGATGAAACTGTGATTTGCAGGCCTTATTTATCAGAAGCTTGGGGTGTTCTAGACCAAAAGAAATATGTGAATCCATTGCTAAATTGGAGGGTACCAGTTGTAGGAAATGAGATAGACATGAAGGATAATCTCAGGTTCTGGGCTCATACAGTAGCATCTAGTGTAAGATAA